A genomic window from Streptomyces sp. WMMC940 includes:
- a CDS encoding M23 family metallopeptidase, whose protein sequence is MAFTRATGKHRGPSRLSRKSAGVASVAAIATTGVVGTLASPAFAADAEVSAPVEDTGLTQAVAADSLAEQIDAQAEAQQQEAALVAAQEKAEAEAKRKAELRVKAARDAAERAAREAERKRLMTYTLPVAGSYVSTDYHAGGAQWSSGSHTGVDFHAASGTEVVAVGMGTVVEAGWGGAYGNNVVLRMHDGTYTQYGHLSSISVSVGQQVAPGQQIGLSGSTGNSSGPHLHFEARTGEDYGSDIDPVSYLRSHGVRV, encoded by the coding sequence ATGGCGTTCACCCGTGCCACCGGGAAGCACCGTGGTCCGAGCCGCCTGTCGCGCAAGAGCGCGGGCGTCGCCTCCGTCGCGGCCATCGCCACCACCGGCGTCGTCGGTACCCTCGCCTCCCCGGCCTTCGCGGCCGATGCCGAGGTCTCCGCCCCCGTCGAGGACACCGGCCTGACCCAGGCCGTCGCCGCCGACTCGCTCGCCGAGCAGATCGACGCGCAGGCGGAGGCCCAGCAGCAGGAGGCCGCCCTGGTCGCGGCCCAGGAGAAGGCCGAGGCAGAGGCCAAGCGCAAGGCCGAGCTCCGGGTGAAGGCCGCTCGTGACGCCGCGGAGCGTGCCGCCCGCGAGGCCGAGCGCAAGCGGCTGATGACGTACACGCTCCCGGTCGCCGGCTCCTATGTGAGCACCGACTACCACGCCGGGGGCGCCCAGTGGTCCTCCGGCAGCCACACCGGCGTCGACTTCCATGCCGCCTCCGGCACCGAGGTCGTCGCCGTCGGCATGGGCACCGTCGTGGAGGCGGGCTGGGGCGGCGCCTACGGCAACAACGTCGTCCTGCGCATGCACGACGGCACGTACACGCAGTACGGCCACCTGTCCTCGATCAGCGTCTCGGTCGGCCAGCAGGTCGCCCCGGGCCAGCAGATCGGCCTCTCCGGGTCGACCGGGAACTCCTCCGGTCCGCACCTCCACTTCGAGGCCCGCACCGGTGAGGACTACGGTTCGGACATCGACCCGGTCTCGTACCTCCGCTCGCACGGCGTCCGCGTCTGA
- a CDS encoding M16 family metallopeptidase: MDLHPQPRPGEARPWAFPAPERGTLGNGLTVLRCHRPGQQVVAVEIFLDAPLDAEPEGLDGVATIMARALSEGTDKHSAEEFAAELERCGATLDSHADHPGVRISLEVPVSRLPKALGLLAEALRAPLFADSEVERLVRNRLDEIPHETANPARRAAKELSRQLFPASSRMSRPRQGTEETVERIDSAAVRAFYESHVRPATATAVVVGDLEGVDLDAVLTDTLGAWTGDSAESRPMPPITADDTGRVVIVDRPGAVQTQLLIGRIGPDRHDRVWPAQVLGTYCLGGTLTSRLDRVLREEKGYTYGVRAFGQVLRSDIPASPGGVSGASMLAISGSVDTPHTGPALDDLFKVLRTLAAEGLTDAERDVAVQNLVGVAPLKYETAASVAGTLADQVEQGLPDDYQAQLYARLAGTGTVEATAAVVNAFPVDRLVTVLVGDASEIEEPVRALGIGEVTVVTG, from the coding sequence ATGGACCTCCATCCGCAGCCTCGGCCCGGCGAGGCCAGGCCCTGGGCCTTTCCCGCGCCCGAGCGCGGCACGCTCGGCAACGGGCTGACCGTGCTGCGCTGCCACCGTCCCGGCCAGCAGGTCGTGGCCGTGGAGATCTTCCTCGACGCGCCGCTCGACGCCGAGCCCGAGGGGCTGGACGGCGTCGCCACGATCATGGCCCGCGCACTGTCGGAGGGCACGGACAAGCACTCGGCCGAGGAGTTCGCCGCCGAGCTGGAGCGCTGCGGCGCCACGCTCGACTCGCACGCCGACCACCCGGGGGTGCGGATCTCCCTGGAGGTGCCGGTCTCGCGGCTGCCGAAGGCCCTCGGCCTGCTCGCCGAGGCGCTGCGCGCCCCGCTGTTCGCCGACAGCGAGGTCGAGCGGCTCGTGCGCAACCGGCTGGACGAGATCCCCCATGAGACGGCGAACCCGGCACGCCGGGCGGCGAAGGAGCTCTCCCGGCAGCTGTTCCCGGCGTCCTCCCGGATGTCGCGGCCGCGGCAGGGCACGGAGGAGACCGTCGAGCGCATCGACTCCGCCGCGGTCCGGGCCTTCTACGAGTCGCACGTCCGCCCGGCCACGGCCACGGCCGTGGTGGTCGGTGACCTCGAAGGGGTGGACCTGGACGCCGTGCTGACCGACACGCTCGGCGCCTGGACGGGCGACTCGGCCGAGAGCCGCCCGATGCCACCGATCACCGCCGACGACACGGGCCGCGTCGTCATCGTCGACCGACCCGGCGCCGTGCAGACCCAGCTGCTGATCGGCCGGATCGGCCCCGACCGCCACGACCGGGTCTGGCCCGCCCAGGTCCTGGGTACGTACTGCCTCGGCGGCACGCTCACCTCGCGCCTGGACCGCGTGCTGCGCGAGGAGAAGGGCTACACCTACGGCGTGCGGGCCTTCGGTCAGGTGCTGCGCTCGGACATCCCGGCGTCGCCTGGCGGGGTCTCCGGCGCCTCGATGCTCGCCATCAGCGGCTCGGTCGACACCCCGCACACCGGTCCCGCGCTCGACGACCTCTTCAAGGTGCTCCGCACCCTCGCCGCGGAGGGCCTGACCGACGCGGAGCGCGATGTCGCCGTGCAGAACCTGGTGGGCGTGGCGCCGCTGAAGTACGAGACGGCCGCCTCCGTGGCGGGCACGCTGGCCGACCAGGTCGAGCAGGGTCTCCCGGACGACTACCAGGCCCAGTTGTACGCGCGGCTGGCCGGGACCGGCACGGTGGAGGCGACCGCCGCGGTCGTCAACGCCTTCCCCGTGGACCGGCTCGTCACGGTCCTCGTGGGGGACGCCTCCGAGATCGAGGAGCCCGTCCGGGCGCTCGGAATCGGTGAAGTGACCGTTGTCACGGGCTGA
- a CDS encoding M16 family metallopeptidase, which translates to MGHTATARAGSGGLTATEHRLANGLRVVLSEDRLTPVAAVCLWYDVGSRHEVEGRTGLAHLFEHLMFQGSAQVPGNGHFELVQGAGGSLNGTTSFERTNYFETMPAHQLELALWLEADRMGSLLAALDDESMENQRDVVKNERRQRYDNVPYGTAFEKLTALAYPEGHPYHHTPIGSMADLDAATLEDARNFFRTYYAPNNAVLSVVGDIDPEQTLSWIEKYFGSIPMHDGKQPPRDGSLPEVIGEQLREVVEEEVPARALMAAYRLPHDGTREADAADLALTVLGGGESSRLHNRLVRRDRTAVAAGFGLLRLAGAPSLGWLDVKTSAGVEVPDIEAAVDEELARFAAEGPTAEEMERAQAQLEREWLDRLGTVAGRADELCRYAVLFGDPQLALTAVKRVLDVTADEVQAVAKARLRPDNRAVLVYEPVAGADAGNAEDNDAEGTDQ; encoded by the coding sequence ATGGGTCACACGGCCACAGCCCGGGCCGGCTCCGGAGGCCTGACAGCGACCGAGCACCGCCTGGCCAACGGCCTGCGCGTGGTGCTCTCGGAGGACCGCCTGACCCCGGTCGCCGCGGTGTGCCTCTGGTACGACGTCGGCTCCCGCCACGAGGTCGAGGGCCGCACCGGCCTGGCCCACCTGTTCGAGCACCTCATGTTCCAGGGTTCCGCCCAGGTGCCGGGCAACGGCCACTTCGAGCTGGTGCAGGGGGCCGGCGGCTCGCTGAACGGCACCACGAGCTTCGAGCGCACCAACTACTTCGAGACCATGCCCGCCCACCAGCTGGAGCTCGCGCTCTGGCTGGAGGCCGACCGCATGGGCTCCCTGCTGGCCGCCCTCGACGACGAGTCCATGGAGAACCAGCGGGACGTCGTCAAGAACGAGCGTCGCCAGCGCTACGACAACGTTCCGTACGGCACCGCGTTCGAGAAGCTGACCGCGCTCGCCTACCCCGAGGGGCACCCCTACCACCACACCCCGATCGGCTCGATGGCCGACCTGGACGCGGCGACGCTGGAGGACGCGCGGAACTTCTTCCGCACCTACTACGCGCCGAACAACGCGGTGCTGTCCGTCGTCGGAGACATCGACCCGGAGCAGACGCTCTCCTGGATCGAGAAGTACTTCGGATCCATCCCCATGCACGACGGCAAGCAGCCGCCGCGCGACGGTTCGCTCCCGGAGGTCATCGGCGAACAGCTGCGCGAGGTCGTGGAGGAGGAGGTTCCGGCCCGGGCGCTCATGGCCGCGTACCGCCTGCCGCACGACGGCACCCGCGAGGCCGACGCGGCCGACCTGGCTCTGACGGTCCTCGGCGGCGGCGAGTCGTCCCGGCTGCACAACCGGCTGGTCCGCCGCGACCGCACGGCCGTCGCCGCCGGCTTCGGCCTGCTCCGCCTGGCCGGCGCCCCCTCGCTGGGCTGGCTGGACGTGAAGACGTCCGCGGGCGTCGAGGTCCCCGACATCGAGGCGGCGGTCGACGAGGAGCTGGCCCGCTTCGCCGCCGAGGGGCCCACGGCGGAGGAGATGGAGCGCGCCCAGGCCCAGCTCGAGCGCGAGTGGCTGGACCGCCTCGGCACCGTCGCCGGCCGCGCCGACGAGCTGTGCCGGTACGCCGTGCTGTTCGGTGACCCGCAGCTGGCGCTCACCGCCGTCAAGCGGGTGCTCGACGTCACCGCCGACGAGGTGCAGGCCGTCGCCAAGGCCCGGCTGCGCCCGGACAACAGGGCCGTGCTCGTGTACGAGCCCGTCGCGGGAGCCGACGCCGGGAACGCCGAGGACAACGACGCAGAAGGGACGGACCAGTGA
- a CDS encoding DNA gyrase/topoisomerase IV subunit A: protein MARRSTKTPPPDDFEERILDIDVVDEMQGSFLEYAYSVIYSRALPDARDGMKPVHRRIVYQMNEMGLRPDRGYVKCARVVGEVMGKLHPHGDASIYDALVRMAQPFSMRLPLVDGHGNFGSLGNDDPPAAMRYTECRMADATSLMTESIDEDTVDFAPNYDGQEKEPLALPAAYPNLLVNGASGIAVGMATNMPPHNLGEVIAAARHLIRHPGADLETLMRHVPGPDLPTGGRIVGLSGIRDGYETGRGTFKIRATVTVEDVTARRKGLVVTELPFSVGPEKVISKIKDLVGQKKLQGVADVKDLTDREHGLRLVIEIKNGFIPEAVLEQLYKLTPMEESFGINNVALVDGQPLTLGLKELLEVYLDHRFDVVRRRSEFRRGKKRDRLHLVEGLLVALVDIDEVIRLIRSSENAAQAKERLIERFSLSDVQTQYILDTPLRRLTRFDRIELEAERDKLKAEIAGLTTILESDAELRKLVSSELAAVAKKFGTPRRTVLLESTGTPAPAASLQVADDPCRVLLSSTGLLARTVTGEPPADGGRRTKHDVIVSSVGATARGEVGVVTSAGRLLRLSVIDLPQLPETAQAPNLSGGAQVSEFLSLEADETVVCLTGLEESSPGLALGTLQGVVKRVVPDYPANKDELEVIALKEGDRVVGGAELRTGEEDLVFITSDAQLLRFQASQVRPQGRPAGGMAGIKLAEGAEVISFTAVDPAAEAVVFTAAGAAGTLDDSVTTAKLTPFDQYPRKGRATGGVRCQRFLKGEDKLVFAWAGATVAHAAQKNGSPAELPEIDPRRDGSGTPLAKPVAAVAGPLP, encoded by the coding sequence ATGGCCCGCCGCAGCACGAAGACGCCGCCGCCCGACGACTTCGAGGAGAGGATCCTCGACATCGACGTCGTCGACGAGATGCAGGGCTCCTTCCTCGAGTACGCGTACTCGGTGATCTACTCCCGCGCCCTGCCCGACGCCCGCGACGGCATGAAGCCGGTGCACCGCCGGATCGTGTACCAGATGAACGAGATGGGGCTGCGCCCCGACCGGGGCTATGTGAAGTGCGCCCGTGTCGTCGGCGAGGTGATGGGAAAGCTCCACCCGCACGGTGACGCGTCGATCTACGACGCTCTGGTGCGCATGGCCCAGCCCTTCTCCATGCGACTGCCGCTGGTCGACGGCCACGGGAACTTCGGTTCGCTGGGCAATGACGACCCTCCGGCGGCGATGCGTTACACCGAGTGCCGGATGGCCGACGCGACGAGCCTGATGACCGAGTCCATCGACGAGGACACGGTCGACTTCGCGCCGAACTACGACGGCCAGGAGAAGGAACCCCTGGCGCTGCCCGCCGCGTACCCGAACCTGCTGGTGAACGGCGCCTCCGGGATCGCGGTCGGGATGGCGACGAACATGCCGCCCCACAACCTGGGCGAGGTCATCGCCGCCGCCCGTCATCTGATCAGGCACCCGGGCGCGGACCTGGAGACGCTGATGCGTCACGTGCCGGGTCCGGATCTGCCGACAGGCGGCCGGATCGTCGGTCTGTCCGGGATCAGGGACGGGTACGAGACCGGCCGCGGCACGTTCAAGATCCGTGCCACGGTCACGGTGGAGGACGTGACGGCGCGCCGCAAGGGACTCGTCGTCACCGAACTGCCGTTCAGCGTCGGCCCGGAGAAGGTGATCTCCAAGATCAAGGACCTGGTCGGCCAGAAGAAGCTGCAGGGCGTCGCCGACGTCAAGGACCTCACGGACCGCGAGCACGGGCTGCGCCTGGTCATCGAGATCAAGAACGGTTTCATCCCCGAGGCCGTCCTCGAGCAGCTGTACAAGCTGACGCCGATGGAGGAGTCCTTCGGCATCAACAACGTGGCGCTGGTCGACGGCCAGCCGCTGACCCTGGGCCTCAAGGAGCTGCTGGAGGTCTATCTCGACCACCGCTTCGACGTGGTGCGCCGCCGCAGCGAGTTCCGCCGCGGGAAGAAGAGGGACCGCCTGCACCTGGTCGAGGGCCTGCTCGTCGCGTTGGTCGACATCGACGAGGTCATCCGCCTCATCCGCTCCAGCGAGAACGCGGCGCAGGCCAAGGAACGGCTGATCGAGCGCTTCTCCCTCAGCGACGTCCAGACCCAGTACATCCTGGACACTCCGCTGCGCCGGCTCACCAGGTTCGACCGGATCGAGCTGGAGGCCGAGCGCGACAAGCTCAAGGCCGAGATCGCCGGACTGACGACGATCCTGGAGTCGGACGCGGAGCTGCGCAAGCTCGTCTCCTCCGAACTGGCCGCGGTGGCCAAGAAGTTCGGCACCCCCCGGCGCACGGTCCTGCTGGAGTCCACCGGCACCCCGGCTCCGGCCGCCTCGCTGCAGGTGGCGGACGACCCTTGCCGGGTGCTGCTGTCCTCCACGGGCCTGCTGGCACGCACGGTCACCGGCGAGCCGCCGGCGGACGGGGGGAGGCGTACCAAGCACGACGTGATCGTCTCCTCGGTGGGGGCGACCGCACGGGGCGAGGTGGGCGTCGTCACCTCGGCGGGCCGGCTGCTCCGGCTGTCGGTGATCGACCTCCCGCAGCTCCCGGAGACGGCCCAGGCGCCGAACCTCTCGGGCGGTGCCCAGGTCTCGGAGTTCCTGTCGCTGGAGGCGGACGAGACGGTCGTCTGTCTGACCGGTCTGGAGGAGTCCTCCCCGGGTCTTGCGCTGGGCACGCTGCAGGGCGTGGTCAAGCGGGTGGTGCCGGACTACCCGGCCAACAAGGACGAGCTCGAGGTCATCGCGCTCAAGGAGGGCGACAGGGTCGTCGGCGGCGCCGAACTGCGCACGGGTGAGGAGGACCTGGTCTTCATCACCTCCGACGCACAGCTGCTGCGCTTCCAGGCGTCGCAGGTCCGGCCGCAGGGCAGGCCGGCGGGCGGCATGGCGGGCATCAAACTCGCGGAGGGAGCCGAGGTGATCTCGTTCACCGCGGTGGACCCGGCCGCGGAGGCGGTGGTCTTCACCGCCGCGGGTGCCGCCGGGACGCTGGACGACTCGGTGACGACGGCGAAGCTGACGCCGTTCGACCAGTACCCGCGCAAGGGCCGGGCGACCGGCGGTGTGCGCTGCCAGCGCTTCCTGAAGGGTGAGGACAAGCTGGTCTTCGCCTGGGCGGGTGCGACCGTGGCGCACGCGGCGCAGAAGAACGGCTCGCCGGCCGAGCTTCCGGAGATCGACCCCCGCCGGGACGGTTCGGGCACGCCGCTGGCCAAGCCGGTCGCGGCGGTCGCGGGCCCGCTGCCGTAG
- a CDS encoding CobW family GTP-binding protein, whose amino-acid sequence MSSPQIPVVVLAGFLGSGKTTLLNHLLRASRGTRIGAIVNDFGAIEIDAMTVAGQLGDSTVSLGNGCLCCAVDTSELDVFLERLTRPAARLDVIVIEASGLAEPQELVRMVLASENERIVYGGLVEVVDAAEFDATRERHPEIERHLGIADLVVVNKADRVGPGVRQRLRERITSLARGSAVVEATYGRVDPELLFECRPPGERVGQLSFDDLHEDGEHGDIDAGGHHEHLHAAYDTVSFETSEPLHPRRLLDFLDSRPEGLYRIKGFVDFGEADPRNRYAIHAVGRFLCFHPEPWPADGTEKATRLVLIGSGTDTGALLGRLGAARTTGADDRPEEHSMWGVLRYVPEQRDAPEEPPGD is encoded by the coding sequence TTGAGCAGTCCGCAGATCCCCGTCGTCGTCCTCGCGGGCTTCCTGGGATCGGGCAAGACGACGCTGCTCAACCATCTCCTGCGAGCGAGCCGGGGTACCCGGATCGGCGCGATCGTCAACGACTTCGGGGCCATCGAGATCGATGCCATGACCGTGGCCGGCCAGCTCGGCGACTCCACGGTCTCCCTCGGCAACGGATGTCTGTGCTGCGCCGTCGACACGAGCGAGCTGGACGTCTTCCTGGAAAGGCTCACCCGGCCCGCCGCTCGCCTCGATGTGATCGTCATCGAGGCGAGCGGGCTCGCCGAGCCCCAGGAACTGGTCAGGATGGTCCTCGCCAGCGAGAACGAGCGGATCGTGTACGGCGGCCTCGTCGAGGTCGTCGACGCCGCCGAGTTCGACGCCACCCGCGAGCGGCACCCCGAGATCGAGCGGCACCTCGGGATCGCCGACCTGGTCGTGGTCAACAAGGCGGACCGGGTCGGCCCGGGAGTGCGGCAGCGACTGAGGGAGCGGATCACCTCACTGGCCCGCGGTTCCGCCGTGGTCGAGGCGACGTACGGACGCGTCGACCCCGAGCTGCTCTTCGAATGCCGTCCACCCGGTGAGCGGGTGGGGCAACTGTCCTTCGACGACCTCCACGAGGACGGCGAGCACGGCGACATCGACGCGGGGGGTCACCACGAGCATCTGCACGCGGCCTACGACACGGTGTCGTTCGAGACGTCCGAGCCCCTGCACCCGCGCAGGCTGCTGGACTTCCTGGACTCACGGCCCGAAGGGCTGTACCGGATCAAGGGGTTCGTGGACTTCGGCGAGGCCGACCCCCGCAACCGCTACGCGATCCACGCGGTGGGCCGCTTCCTGTGCTTCCACCCGGAGCCCTGGCCCGCCGACGGAACCGAGAAGGCCACCCGGCTCGTGCTCATCGGCTCGGGCACCGACACGGGGGCGCTGCTCGGCCGGCTCGGCGCGGCCAGAACCACCGGCGCCGACGACCGCCCGGAGGAGCACAGCATGTGGGGCGTGCTGCGTTACGTGCCCGAGCAGCGGGACGCCCCGGAGGAACCGCCCGGGGACTGA
- a CDS encoding ATP-binding protein yields MSPASTGPADVTPRWRRLGRPRRVFAQVLLMQLAVATGVTVLATGLFLAPLSSQLDDQAMRRALAIAETTASPRVAAGLLASEPSASGPVQAEAERIRRSTGAEYVVIMDRRGVRWSHTEPAAIGEVVSTDPSQALAGRHVMGIESGTLGRSARGKVPLRDDDGRIVGAVSVGIEYDSVRERLLDAIPGLLAYAGGALAVGALVAYMISRRLQRKTHDLAFSDISALLAEREAMLHGIREGVVALDGAGRIRLMNDEAQRLLGLGREAGGRLLEDALGPGRTADVLAGRVMGEDLVTVRGHRVLVANRMPTDDGGAVATLRDRTELEQLGRELDSTRGLIDALRAQDHEHANRMHTVLGLLELEMHEEAVAFVTEAVGVHRATAEQVTEKIHDPLLASLLVGKATVAAERGVSLRIASGTLLPDRLVDPRALVTVVGNLVDNALDAAAVSEDPRIEVGIRVEDRTIVLRVSDSGPGVPDGSRELIFTEGWSTKEPPVHGRRGLGLALVRRFAERQGGSVRVAEAGPSTGGGAEFTVVLPEALAEQRL; encoded by the coding sequence ATGAGCCCCGCATCGACCGGCCCCGCCGACGTGACCCCGAGATGGCGGCGGTTGGGCCGGCCGCGGCGGGTCTTCGCACAGGTCCTGCTGATGCAGTTGGCCGTCGCCACCGGTGTCACCGTCCTGGCCACCGGCCTCTTCCTGGCACCGCTCAGCTCCCAGCTGGACGACCAGGCGATGCGCCGCGCGCTGGCCATCGCCGAGACGACCGCGTCACCGCGGGTGGCCGCGGGCCTGCTCGCCTCGGAGCCGTCCGCGAGCGGCCCCGTCCAGGCCGAGGCGGAACGGATCCGGCGCAGCACCGGTGCCGAGTACGTCGTGATCATGGATCGGCGCGGGGTGCGCTGGTCCCACACCGAGCCGGCGGCCATCGGCGAGGTCGTCTCCACCGACCCCAGCCAGGCGCTCGCCGGCAGGCATGTGATGGGTATCGAGAGCGGGACGCTCGGCCGCTCGGCCCGGGGCAAGGTGCCGCTGCGCGACGACGACGGACGGATCGTCGGCGCGGTCTCCGTCGGCATCGAGTACGACAGCGTCCGCGAGCGGCTGCTCGACGCGATCCCCGGGCTCCTCGCCTACGCGGGCGGCGCCCTCGCCGTCGGCGCCCTGGTCGCCTACATGATCTCCCGCCGGCTCCAGCGGAAGACCCATGACCTCGCCTTCTCCGACATCTCGGCGCTGCTGGCCGAACGTGAGGCGATGCTCCACGGCATCCGGGAAGGGGTGGTCGCCCTCGACGGGGCGGGCCGGATCCGGTTGATGAACGACGAGGCCCAGCGACTGCTCGGGCTCGGCCGGGAGGCCGGCGGCAGGCTGCTCGAGGACGCGCTCGGTCCTGGCCGCACCGCGGACGTGCTGGCCGGCCGGGTCATGGGCGAGGATCTGGTCACGGTACGGGGCCATCGCGTCCTGGTCGCCAACCGGATGCCGACGGACGACGGCGGCGCCGTCGCGACGCTGCGCGACCGCACCGAACTGGAGCAGTTGGGCCGTGAACTGGACTCCACCAGGGGACTGATCGACGCCCTGCGCGCCCAGGACCACGAGCACGCGAACCGGATGCACACCGTGCTCGGGCTGCTGGAGCTGGAGATGCACGAGGAGGCGGTCGCGTTCGTGACCGAGGCCGTGGGCGTGCACCGGGCCACGGCCGAGCAGGTCACCGAGAAGATCCACGATCCCCTCCTGGCGTCCCTGCTGGTCGGGAAGGCTACGGTGGCGGCCGAGCGGGGCGTCTCGCTGCGGATCGCGTCCGGCACGCTGCTGCCGGACCGGCTCGTCGACCCGCGCGCTCTGGTGACCGTCGTCGGCAATCTCGTCGACAACGCGCTGGACGCGGCAGCCGTGTCCGAGGACCCGCGCATCGAGGTCGGGATTCGCGTCGAGGACCGCACGATCGTCCTGCGGGTCTCGGACAGCGGACCGGGCGTACCCGACGGCAGCCGCGAACTGATCTTCACCGAGGGCTGGTCCACGAAGGAGCCGCCGGTGCACGGCAGGCGCGGGCTCGGACTGGCACTGGTCCGGCGCTTCGCGGAACGGCAGGGCGGCAGCGTCCGGGTGGCCGAGGCCGGCCCGTCGACGGGCGGCGGCGCGGAGTTCACCGTCGTCCTGCCCGAGGCGCTGGCCGAGCAGCGCCTCTGA
- a CDS encoding solute symporter family protein — translation MTGDHQTLALVLFSAFIAVTLAITTWVGRNRHGSAEEFYAGGRLFSPMENGFAIAGDYMSAASFLGISGLIALYGYDGMLYSVGFLVAWLVVLFLVAELVRNCGRFTLADVVASRMSERPVRIAAGTSSVAVSVLYLVAQMVGAGSLVALLLGGTSEAARSWTVVGVGALMVVYVSMGGMRATTWIQIVKAVLLMAGATTLTVLVLTRFHGDLNELLDTAAAQSGHGTDFLSPGLRYGTDWTARLDFISLGLALVLGTAGLPHILSRFYTVPTARAARRSVVWSIGLIGSFYLMTIVLGFGAAAILGTDEVRSSNAAGNTAVPLLALDLGGGAGSTGGTVLFAVVAAVAFATILAVVAGITLASSASVAHDLYASLSRRHGKGYSEVAVARVAAAVIGAAAIALGLLARDLNVAFLVGLAFAVAASANLPVLLYSLFWRKFTTRGAVWSVYGGLIPAVLLVLLSPVVSGSPESLFPDLDFRCFPLQNPGLVSIPLGFLAGWLGTVTSSEEPDEAKHAETEVRSLTGAGAV, via the coding sequence GTGACGGGCGATCACCAGACCCTGGCCCTCGTGCTGTTCAGCGCGTTCATCGCGGTGACACTGGCCATCACCACCTGGGTCGGCCGCAACCGGCACGGCTCGGCGGAGGAGTTCTACGCCGGCGGACGGCTCTTCTCACCGATGGAGAACGGCTTCGCCATCGCCGGCGACTACATGTCGGCCGCTTCTTTCCTCGGCATCTCCGGGCTCATCGCCCTCTACGGCTACGACGGCATGCTCTATTCCGTGGGCTTCCTCGTCGCCTGGCTGGTCGTGCTGTTCCTGGTGGCCGAACTGGTCCGCAACTGCGGCCGCTTCACTCTCGCCGACGTCGTCGCCAGCAGGATGAGCGAGCGCCCCGTCCGCATCGCGGCGGGAACCTCCTCGGTCGCCGTGTCCGTGCTCTATCTGGTCGCGCAGATGGTGGGGGCGGGCAGCCTGGTGGCCCTGCTCCTCGGCGGGACGAGCGAGGCCGCGCGCTCGTGGACCGTCGTCGGCGTCGGCGCGCTGATGGTCGTCTACGTGTCGATGGGAGGGATGCGGGCCACCACCTGGATCCAGATCGTCAAGGCCGTACTGCTGATGGCCGGCGCCACCACGCTCACCGTGCTGGTCCTGACCCGCTTCCACGGCGACCTCAACGAACTGCTGGACACCGCGGCCGCGCAGAGCGGGCACGGCACGGACTTCCTCTCGCCGGGACTGCGGTACGGCACGGACTGGACCGCGCGTCTGGACTTCATCAGCCTCGGGCTCGCCCTGGTGCTCGGGACCGCCGGTCTGCCGCACATCCTGTCCCGCTTCTACACCGTGCCCACGGCCCGGGCGGCCCGCCGCTCGGTCGTCTGGTCCATCGGGCTCATCGGCAGCTTCTATCTGATGACGATCGTGCTCGGATTCGGCGCGGCGGCGATCCTCGGCACCGACGAGGTGCGCTCGTCGAACGCCGCGGGGAACACGGCGGTCCCGTTGCTCGCCCTCGACCTCGGCGGTGGAGCGGGCTCCACCGGAGGCACGGTGCTGTTCGCCGTCGTCGCCGCGGTCGCCTTCGCGACGATCCTCGCCGTCGTCGCCGGCATCACGCTCGCCTCGTCGGCGTCGGTCGCCCACGACCTGTATGCGTCGCTGAGCAGGCGGCACGGCAAGGGATACAGCGAGGTGGCGGTGGCACGGGTCGCCGCCGCGGTCATCGGCGCCGCGGCGATCGCGCTCGGCCTGCTCGCCCGTGACCTCAATGTGGCGTTCCTGGTGGGGCTCGCCTTCGCCGTCGCCGCGTCGGCGAACCTCCCTGTGCTGCTCTACTCGCTGTTCTGGCGGAAGTTCACCACCCGCGGCGCCGTGTGGTCGGTGTACGGCGGCCTGATCCCGGCGGTCCTGCTGGTGCTGCTCTCACCGGTGGTGTCGGGGAGCCCCGAGTCGCTGTTTCCCGATCTGGACTTCCGGTGCTTCCCGCTGCAGAACCCGGGCCTCGTCTCCATCCCGCTCGGCTTCCTCGCCGGCTGGCTGGGCACCGTGACGTCCTCGGAGGAGCCGGACGAGGCGAAGCACGCGGAGACGGAGGTCCGGTCGCTGACGGGCGCGGGTGCGGTCTGA
- a CDS encoding DUF485 domain-containing protein → MEKQQGRDDGAVRIDDPWYDALASGWGEPGGADEASVPSAAAAGGAGGHRHRASDIYLEVHRSAAFQQVRSRYRRFVVPATTAFFIWYVAYVVTATAAPALMARPVIGAVNVAMVAGLGQFLSTFLLTWAYARHARLRRDRAALDLRWAVFDRTRDAEAEPGDDFRQTGPAEGLPLPGQADAAREKDQ, encoded by the coding sequence GTGGAGAAGCAGCAAGGCCGGGACGACGGTGCGGTCCGCATCGACGACCCGTGGTACGACGCGCTGGCCTCCGGCTGGGGTGAGCCGGGCGGTGCGGACGAGGCGTCCGTACCCTCGGCGGCAGCGGCCGGGGGCGCCGGCGGCCACCGTCACCGGGCGAGCGACATCTATCTGGAAGTGCACCGCAGCGCGGCCTTCCAGCAGGTCCGCAGCCGCTACCGGCGGTTCGTCGTGCCGGCGACCACTGCGTTCTTCATCTGGTACGTGGCGTACGTGGTCACGGCCACGGCCGCACCCGCGCTGATGGCCCGGCCGGTGATCGGCGCCGTGAACGTGGCGATGGTGGCGGGGCTCGGCCAGTTCCTCAGCACCTTCCTGCTGACCTGGGCCTATGCCCGTCACGCCCGGTTGCGCAGGGACCGTGCGGCACTGGATCTCCGCTGGGCGGTCTTCGACCGGACACGGGACGCGGAAGCGGAGCCCGGTGACGACTTCCGGCAGACGGGTCCCGCCGAAGGGCTCCCCCTGCCCGGACAGGCCGACGCGGCGCGGGAGAAGGACCAGTGA